The sequence below is a genomic window from Verrucomicrobiia bacterium.
GGTAGCGCAGGGCGGGATCCGGCTGCACACCGTTCGGTTCCTTCTTATCCGCCATCGCCGTCGGAGGAGAGTTCACCCTTTAATCCTTTCAAATAATCCAGCCCTTCCCGGCACCCCTTGTTGTTCGGCTCGCAGTCCAAACAGCGCTGAAAATACTCCTTGGCCCGGGAATTCGATTTCAAAGCCATGTAGGTCTGGGCCAGATAGGTGAGCAAATCCACCTGCTCGCACACCTTGAGCCCCTTGCCGGTCACCTGCTTCCAGGCCCGCTCCAGATAGGGGAGCGCCTGGCTCTGCTTCTGCTGGTCAAGATATATAAAGCCGACATACTTTAAACCGTCTACGTCGTTGGAATCTTTTGACAAAACCCGGTTGTACGCCTCCAGAGCCCCCGGGTAATCCTTGAGCCGCATGCGGACCTCCCCCAATTGCTTCCATCCCCCCAGAAAGTCCGGTTTCAGAACCGTGACCCGTTCAAAGGCATGGGCCGCTTCCGGATGCCGTTCGAGCTGGGACAAAACGTAGCCGTGGTAAAAATAGACATTCACGGCTGCTGGCGAGGTGGAATCGGCCGCCAGCCTCCTGCTGAAGGCCGAATCGGCAGCGGGATAATTTTTTAAATAGTAGTGCGTCAAACCGATATCGAGCAGAATCGCCGTGTTGTTGGGAAGAAACTCCAAAACCTTTTTAAAATCGGCCAAAGCCAACGCGTAATGAACGGAATCGGAAAGGGAGCGGTTGGCCCGCCCGCGCCGGATGAAAAATTCGTAATCCCGGCCGCTCCATTTGAACTCCGGGTTGCGCGTCAGGCAGGCTTCGTACCGGTTGTAGTCCGCCAGAACGGCGTTCAGGCTGGCCGTATCTTTCTGGGTGTCCTGCAAGGCCTGCCCGGAAATGATATAGGCCTCGCACAAAGCCGAATCGATGGCCAACGCCTGCCGGGCGGCCTCGCGGGCTCCTTGGGCGTTCTTCACGGCGATCTGCGCCCGGGCCAAATCCAGAAATGCCTCGGCGTTCTTGGGATCCAGTTGCGTGTACTTGGACAAGGCCTCGACCGCCTTTTGATAATGAGAGGAATCCCCCGAATTTTTGGCCGAAAAAATGTACAGCTTCCCCAAATCCTGATACGCTTTGGCATAGGCGGGGTCCAGTTTCAAAACGGTGCCGAGCTCGGCGACCGCCTCGTTGTAGCTCTTGTTGAGAATGTAGGCCCGGGCCAACAGGTGGCGCACTTCCACGTTGGCGCTGTCCAGTTTCAAGGCCCGCTGGTAGGCGTCGGCGGCGATGGAATAAATCTGGCTCGCCATGTTGACGTCCCCCAGATTCTTGTGATAGGCGGCCGCATTCGGGTTTTTCTGAATCGCCTGCCGGAAGGAAAGCTCGGCCTTGTTCCCGGCCCCTTGGCCGAACTGGGCCAGCCCCAGCCCGTTGTAAAACTCGTCCGTCCGTTTGTTGGTGGAAACCCCTTTTTGAAAAATCTCTTCGGCCTCTTTGAACTTCTTCAATGCCAATAGCGTGTTGCCATATTCCAAGAGGACTTGAGGGTCTTTTCCTTTCAAACCGTAGGCCTTCTTGAGCACCTCCTCCGATTTGGCCAAATCCCCGAGCTGGCGGTGGGCGCTCCCCAAAAGCGCCAGCACCTCCGCGTCGTTGGGATTTTTCCTGGTTTGCTCTTCGAGAATTTGAATGGAGGTTTTGTAGTCCTTCTTGTCAAAGGCGGCCTGGGCGGCCGGATCCGGCTGGGCGGCAAAAGAGGAAAAAACGGCAAAAAGGACAAACGCCATTCCCCATCCGGCGGCACGCATCAATCGCATAGTTCTTTCTTTCTTCCCTTCAAAAAAATTCAAAAC
It includes:
- a CDS encoding tetratricopeptide repeat protein, coding for MRLMRAAGWGMAFVLFAVFSSFAAQPDPAAQAAFDKKDYKTSIQILEEQTRKNPNDAEVLALLGSAHRQLGDLAKSEEVLKKAYGLKGKDPQVLLEYGNTLLALKKFKEAEEIFQKGVSTNKRTDEFYNGLGLAQFGQGAGNKAELSFRQAIQKNPNAAAYHKNLGDVNMASQIYSIAADAYQRALKLDSANVEVRHLLARAYILNKSYNEAVAELGTVLKLDPAYAKAYQDLGKLYIFSAKNSGDSSHYQKAVEALSKYTQLDPKNAEAFLDLARAQIAVKNAQGAREAARQALAIDSALCEAYIISGQALQDTQKDTASLNAVLADYNRYEACLTRNPEFKWSGRDYEFFIRRGRANRSLSDSVHYALALADFKKVLEFLPNNTAILLDIGLTHYYLKNYPAADSAFSRRLAADSTSPAAVNVYFYHGYVLSQLERHPEAAHAFERVTVLKPDFLGGWKQLGEVRMRLKDYPGALEAYNRVLSKDSNDVDGLKYVGFIYLDQQKQSQALPYLERAWKQVTGKGLKVCEQVDLLTYLAQTYMALKSNSRAKEYFQRCLDCEPNNKGCREGLDYLKGLKGELSSDGDGG